GGGGAAAAGATGCTGATTTCACAACATATCACAGTACAACAAACCACTGCTTTGACGGATGGGAAGGAAGCGCCACCAAGTCAGTAGTATGGACGTCGAGGATTATTCTGTGGAAAAGGAACACCATGTTATGTGATGTCAATCTGATTCTAAGAGCTGGGACCTGAATTTTGGGTTAGTTTTTCGCTTCCCTTCCCATCTAGTTTTCTTTGGCGACATTGTCATTTGAGACTGTATGTGCTGATTGTGTTGGCAGAAAGCCCTGATGTGCCCCCTCCCAGAGCACCACAGATTCCCTGCTCTGTCAAATGACTGCACCCTCCTTTGCTGCCCCTTAACCTGCATTTCCTGCCCAGATCTCCTGCTCCTTTAACTCCGCCCATTCTGTCTTGCTCTTGCTGTCCCTTTTGGAAAACCTCTGTGGTGCCACCTCTTTTGCTTTCATAAAATCCCTCCTCAAATCCTTTTTGTTTCTCAAAATCTCTGGTATGACTCCTTCATCCTGGTACCCTTCTATAACAAAGCACATGTAACTGGGAAAAAAACACATATTTTTCCCCAAATACCCTGCCTCAATCTCCTTAGTGCTTATTTTTCTAGATTTTGGTGCCTGCCCAAAGCGTTTCACAAATAACAAAGCATAATTAGAACAACAAAGAGTGGggtgccaccctcctccctgcattCTCAGAAGGGAAGAAATCACAAATTAGGTCAAGGACTGAGCCACGTATGACCACTGGGTAGGCACACATACTATGCAAAGTTGCTGATCTACCCCTTACGATAAAGAAAAAAGTTGCGGTTTTTTGAGGCAGCAGGGGAGGCTTCGGTTTCTAGGAAAAGAACATGCGACTGGCATCGGCAGCCTTACCAATGGGTTAGGCCGAAACCTGTAGGCCAGCATCATCCTCTTGCGGAAGGCCTCGTACTCGTCATCCTCCCTGGTCAGGTCAGCGGGACGATCAATCCCAAATCCTGCTCCGTCCACTGCCGTGACTCCTCTGTATTTCAAAAAGGTCAAGTTTATCCTCTGTGTGCACAATTGCCAAAAAGGGAGACACTCAAGGGCCCTGATCCTTGGGAAATGGAACCATGCTTGGGAAGAGTTCTTTGGAGGGGAGAAGAATAGTATGTTCTCTTTTAATCAGATATGGAACAGCAGGGAAGGGATAGTTGTAAGATGTTGGAGATGGCTCTGTTTCTTAAAACTATTTGTTAGTCACCCTTCCTTcacttaaaaattaaaacaattcaaCAATAAAAACTATTCAGTGAAAACCAAAATAGAGGGCAACACACAGAAGGCTAGCAAAATAATCCAAGTAGTCAAGTAATCCTTGGCTATAACTCATGACAGTTATGCAGAACCTCCATGTTGAGagacagtgtacctctgaataccagttgctggggacagGAAGAGCAGGGGTCAGCTGTGGCCTTCATGCCCTGGTTACAGGCTTCAGAACAGTTAATTagtcactgtgggaagcaggattcTAACCAATATGGACATTTACTTTGAACCAGCAGGCTTGCATTTATGCAGAAGTAGTCTATAAATGATTCTCTCTGTATTACAAAATGGATTATGttgcatttttaatgtttcttatataaTTCAGAGGCACTGATTCCTATAGTAATCTTAATTTAGTTAGTATCGTCAAAACCTTTTTTAGTTATGTTAAATTTTATGTACAatgcctaatgcattgtaatacataTCATATTTTACAACTGCATAGATTTCAGTAGAGTAAATTGTGGCTACCAGATGCTATGCCAAGAACAGCAACATTTTTTTAATCCTTGCACCAACATTAATATAGacacatcaaaatattcagatgaacacaaaattgttcaaatttagTTCACAGTGTGATTTGCCACAATGCCTTAATGGAGCCTCCATATTACAAGGAAACTTATCTCTGAATATCAATTGCTAGGGAGAAGACTATTGCCTTCACACCTTGTTACATTCTTAcaaattaaaagagaaaaaaataggaGACATGAATTTTTCACACACAACCCTAAGATGGTAAATAGAAGGGTGGATTACGGTTGCTAGAGGACAAGGAGTTCATTCCACAGCTTCAGTGACTGACAGACGTTATTTCACAGGGAGCTGGAACCCAAAGCAGGGTCTGAGAAAAGGATTGGAATGGGAGGGACAAAAATCAGAAGACAgtctctaagacaggggtgctcaaactttcaactttagggatgctggacctttaacaagtgtatagaagccagaatttcagcaggtgcaacttttcatcccacagatgacaagctgcacctgctgaaattatctctcctacacaattttaaaggtccaggatccctaaagttgaaagtttgagcacccctgctctaagatatAAGAGAACCAGACCATGAAAATCTTGGGATACACAAGAGCTTGGGCTGGCTGCAAAGGAACTATGGGAAAGAGGGTGAGCCTGCATGTAAACACGGAACGTGGCTGCAAAAAAGCCATACTGAAAAAAGAGAGAGGTGCATACTTGTTGACTGGTGCCTTAATTCCTTGGCCATCACTGCCCAAGCCTTCACCTTCCTTCCAGCCCATTTTCATCAGCATCTGGTAACCGATATTCTCCACTGTCAGCTTGAACTCCTTGTACTCCGAATAATCAGGTTCACGACCTTCCTGCAGGGCAAGCAGAGATAAACAGTTGCAGCAGCCCGATACAGCACCTGACCGCCAGGTCCAAGCTAAATCAGTTATTGGTCTATACACTGAGTggtagcagttctccagggtctcaggcagccCTACTTGGAGGTGGCAGGGAATGAACTGGAGACTTTTTGTAGGCATTCTGCCAGTGAACTATGGCACTCGGGAATAAGGGGGCTTGTGCTGAATCAGACCCTTCGTCACCTAACTCACTACTGTCTACACTGACAGCAGCATTGCAGGGTGTTGGACACAGGTCTTTCCTAGCACACCATGGAAATGGCAGGTATTGATTCAGGGAcctgctgcatgcaaagcaggttcatgaccattgagctacagcccaaCACCCCATCATGTggagtgcctggagaaagaactCATTCCCTTGCCCACTATGCAACAGACTCAGTAAAGAGTCAAATGGAATTCAAATTGTGTGCCCATCTGGCCCATTCAAAAGACCAGGCACAAAGCACCTACCTTCAGTGCTTTGAAGGTTTCCATGAACTTCTCCAGCTCATCAGGTGGCAGGAAGTCCCCAATGAAGTGCTTTCCTCGGCCCATCTGAGTTAGCTGCTCTGCCCATTCTGAGGAAGGGCAAGATGGAAAGGTGACAAATACAAGAGATGAGTGCATTTGATTTAAGcacatttatagcctgcctttctgctactaagcttccaagatcaaaaTAAAAGCTCCAACAGAAAAATCAAGATATATGCATACTGCATGTGTTTATATGCTATATCTTGATCCAAATATCAATGATATATTCCTTGGTTGAAGAACAGATGTGCAGAAAACATGGGAAAAAAATTATCCTGTGATAGCCAGCATTGGGAAACACCATATAGTATATGCCCAAACCAGGAAGTTCTGTGCCCTGCGGCTTGTGACAtcaagaaagccctggattgcagtgaaCATATGAACATCCCACACAAGTCAAAACTCTTGGATGTATTTGCCCACGGGGTGAGTGAATGACATTTGATCTAGGCCTTAAGTAAATGAGTGTTGCCTTTATCTGtacctttcccagctctacatATAATGCAAACCTATCCTACAGTGATGCCtttgcctccctctgcccagtttgaCATGCACAGCTTCCCCGCCATGCACCTCGCGTCTTGTCCATCTCCATGCGCCGCAGCTGATGTTCCCATGTGCCCAGCTCATTGTCCACCTCCTCGTCACTGTCATAGCCATGCTGGTGTTCTTTGACTGTCTTCTCCCACATGATCTGCATCTCCTGCATGGCTTGCTTGTGCTTCATAATCATGTCATACATTTGCTGCATCTGGAGTGGTGGAGAGACCCCCAAAAGAGGAACCGGCTAAACAACCACTTTAAAAAACAGAGACTACGAATCCCAGTAGTTCCATTTCTGCCTGCCCAGACTGAGCAACCGTGCTCCTCCAATCCCCTGCTGGCATTTCCTGGGAATAGCACCCAGATCCAAACTTCCAATTTCTTCCCAAACTAAAGCTGGAGGCACACTAGTGCCTACGTCCCAAGAAGTCACAGTTTCCTACCAGGATAGTCATCCAGAGTGACTTATCCAGAAAGTGAACAGGCCATGACCTCTGATGGTTGGGTAATTCTGCTGCGTGTTTCCACTGGGAGCAAATCAATGAACCAAATTCAAACTGCAGACACCCCAAAATTGCCACTGCCTACACCACAGGATTATTCGAAAGACTGACTAGCCAAAACATTGAGTCAGAGAGAAGCACAGTGAATAACTCTCTCTGTGAACAGGTCTTGTGATCTTGGGAAGATGTAAtcatgtgaaatttatttctCCCTGCACACAGTTGAGGAGGTGATCGGGAAGGTAAAACTTGcagcagccttttaaaaaaaacaaacaccctttGGACTGTAGTTcaatgaagaaaagcagcaacaaaAGCTGTGACTACGGACTTGTCACATCTTGCAATATTTACAGGAATTCCAATAAACACAAAGTTGCAGACTGCATTTATCTGAACATAACATTTCAGCCATTTCAACATGGCAGACATTTCTTTAGTTTGGCAGTCTGAATGTAAATCAACACCCACCCACAATAAAATCCCTATCTATTTAGAGCCCTAGGAAACTTTCCAGTCAGAAATCCTTGCCTTGCCTCCACCTTCAACCATATCACTGGTGGAGATCAGGCTATCCTGCACTGCAACTCACTGGTGCTTCCAAAAAAGCCCCAGATGGACAAGATACCAGTTTACCTCCTGTTGCTCCTTCAGCTGCTTCTTCTGGGCATCCGAGAGTTCTGTCACACCCACTAGTCCAACAGGCTTCCCCTTCTCATAGCCAAGGCCCTTGAGGTCTTTCTCTGAAACAGGTCAAGTATTGAAAAACATTAATGCCAGAGCCACAGTGCTTAAAATCCTACACCTTGTGTTCTTTCCATAGCTTCAAACCAGACTTCCCAATAGACTCCAACACAGTTGGTTTTGACAAATCACCATCATCTCCAGTAGACAAGCAGAAGGAGGCTTTGCTGTTGGAGAGAGTGCTTGAAGAAGATGCCATAGGCCTACACTTCAGTAACCATACCAGCTGCCTGCCCACCTTGCCCAAGAGGAGAGGAAAGAAtaaaagctgccttatactgccTAACATCCTGCAATGAGTTACGCCCCCTCACAAGCCAAATTATGGACTTACGGGACCATAAAACTTAGAACTCTCCTCTGTAAATTATAAATCTGAACAATAAACATTGCTTTAGGTCATATGTGCCTACCAGAGTCTATCCACTGAAGAGATAATTGAGAAAGACTCAATTTCAAGGTTTTTAACACATGCAAGAAAATACCATGGAAGACACCAGCCAAAATCTCAGAAACCAAGGGAGAAGGTGGAACAAGATTTTAACTGGGCAGTGAGTGCAGAGAAAACAGGGATGGGACTTTAGTTCTTTGCAAAACTCATCACCATTCTCTGTGCTAACAGGATGTCTCCAGGCACATTTCCCAGTACAATTAAACAACAGTTTTAGAAGAACACTTAAGGAATCATCTCCTCTCACTAATCCTGCCCCATCAGACCACTGGAGGGAGGGTCTTCCTCAAGTTCTACCACCACTAGATGTTCTGTTGCTGGGTACACCACAGTAGCATACCAATGGGGGGGAGAAAGAGTCTGCCCTGAGTGTCTCATACAACTGCTCAAGGCCTCCATCTCAAGATCCCCTGGTGGACGCTGGGTCTACCAGCCATTTGAAGTAAACAGTAgaccctggcctccactgggggaTCTTGAGACAAAGGCCAGGTCCTCCCATAGCTTCTGGGGGAGAGGCCAGGTCTATCAGTGACTTCAAGTGACCTGCCCTGGATGTTCAataccctaggtatgccactgaagCTCCAAGTACCCTAGCTGGCTTATTTCTTTCCACTGTTCCTGCACTCCCCAATTGTTTTCATTTGTTAGTATTTTAAATTTTGTCCAACAAGAGGCAGAAGGACAGCATAGATGCCTTTTAAATACATTACAAATACCATCCCCAAATACCAATAGTTTTGCAAAAATGTGAAACACTACATAGTTGGGGAAAACCTGCATAATTTATACAGGTCACAGAGTTCAGCCACTCTTGGTGCAGAATCCACGGCACCCTGATTAAGGCCCACTGTGTGCTGTAGTGTCACTTTAGCTGGGAAAATAAATTTACGCTTTTGGCTGCCTCTCTGTCTCCCCCAGGGCCAGATGGAAAACAGCCTGCAGAAGCACACAAgtgtgaggggggagggggaagcttggGATGTAGACATTAGATTTTCCACCACAGTGCCTcttgaaaagaaatcagatttaAATCACCCCAAGGGGAGACCATAATAGGTAGCAGCACAGCAGGGCTCGAGAGATCGCTACGGGGAGGGGAGACGCGATAAGATCCCATCCTTGCAAGTGTCAACTGAGATAAACAGTTTTATCTGGCATTGCACTCTGGGAGAATTAGCTGCTTAAGATAAGGCAGGGCAGCTCAGTGGGGAGCACACAGATAACCGATAAAAGCGCCACCACAGTCCCAAACACAGCAACCGCTAACCTGACAACGGGGTAGGTGACTGGTCTTCAGTTTGCTGAGCAAGCTCTGGAGGAGGCAgatccaccttctcctcctctggcCCCCACCTGCTTTTCCGTTTCTTTTTTgaagcagccactgccacctgcTTCGCCAAGGGAGCTGGCGGTGGTGGTGTCACCACCAAGCAGGACGGTGCCGCCCCTTCAGCCTTGCGCTTCAAATTAGTATCTAGCACGGGCGGAAGTCCCTCGGCATAGTCGTTGGCTTTCCGGAACTCCTCCAGCTTTCGCCGATAATACTTGTAGCCTGCGCTGTTGGGCTCATATAGAAACCTGCATGTGTGAGTCAAAGGACAGGTAAGAACTTAGTTACCATATGCAAAATAGTTCTATTCATTGCCATCAACACAGTGCTTTCAAAGAATGACATGACAGACTTAAACAAGGAAAACTGGGATGTCTGCTCCTAAAAAAGGGATAGGGCCCAGATTCCAATTCAATGGGAAAGCAGCGGCCCTCCTACCTACCACTGCAATCAGGTAATCCCCACAGTAATGGTGTAACAAAAGAGAGAGGTTGCCCCAGATAGGTGTTCTGAACGTCACTGAATATTTAACTGGTCAGTTTCCACTGTCCCAGTCTCACAAAGTATCTTATGTGTCTAGCTACTGGCCTCTCCCACAAAAACTCTTAATGCATTAcaatatagatcaggggtgtccacagtttttggcaggagggccacatcatctctctgacactgtgttgggggccgggaaaaaaagaattaattcacatttaaaatttgcacaaatttacatcattttacataaatgaatatattaaagatgaactgatatgaatctatgaaggtcttgcaatagctcaaggcctataaaaggccttgcacaaagcaaggctggcctttcttttgctgccgctgctgcatcacagacatgaaacagcgagcagtgggggaagccctcatcccacagctcatgtgagaggtcaaacagtcgccttcacgctgagagcagttgcgttaggccagtgtgggctccaacaattctctggagggccagaggcccattggagactgggggctccctgagggctgcattgagaggcctcgagggccgcaagtggccccagggccggggtttgggcacccctgatatagatcaACACCAAGTTATCTTTTTCGACTGTAACACTGAATTATGTGACTCTGCTTCCATACAGAATATCCATATGGTGCCACCTTACCCCCTTCTTTCAAAACCCGCCTTTCTCACAAACCTCTTGGTTTATCCCCCGAATCATCACTCCAAATAACCAGTGTAATGTAGCAACATTTCCAAGCATTTGTTCCTCCCTCTATTATTTCCTTGTTGTCTCTTAAACTGCAAGCTCCTTGCAGGAGGGGAACTGTCTATTTAAGGCCCCATATTTTAGGCCATATATTAGGCCCCTATATATAGGCCGTCCTATATTATAGGATGACGACCTGCTATTAATATTAAATAATTTATATACAATTAGGGAGGTCaagaattctctctctcacacacacacacacacagatttcctCACAGAGGAATCTCTGCCTCCCATACTCTCTACCTGAAATTCTCATTATCACGATGGTTCTTCAAGGCGACCATTTCCACCACAGGGCCACCATCCGCCACAGACTTGGCGAGCTTCTCTGCACAGTCCTTGGTCTCTTCATCCTCTGGGGGTGAAACTTTAAGCAGGCTGTCAGTACGGGGCCCCCAAATCACACACCCAACAGCCACAAGTTCAATCTGGCTTTAATAACCCCAAGGGAATGGAATAAGTGGGAAGAGGAGGgtttaaatttctttttattctcctttgttattaaaagcatagacagaaaaaaaattaagcaaaatgGTTGTTAATTTACATATCTGAGAAAGGCTAGGGAAGTTTTGGCTCAGGAGCAGGTAAGCTGTGTTCACCGTACATTTGTTTTTGTCCAAAGCTTTGAGAAAGCTTTTCATAAGACTTGCTAGAATCTGAAAATGGCACAGTGACATTTTCTCCAGAGTCTGTCCCAGTAagtatctaaggctgcaatcctaaccacactttcctgagagtaagccccactgaacaaaatagaatttacttctgagtaggcctgtttaggcttgtgccccaactCTATTTTGTGGATGTACATAACTTTTCGTGTTTGCTTTTTAAGCATCTGCAGAACTCAGACcacatacagggcccaatcctatccaactttgcagcatagattgtttccttaccttgaggaggcctctgactgcctccacaccacaggatgcagtgcacacgctgctggcacagctgcattggcactggaaagttaggattggcaGTCAGATAATCAGCAGGAAAACAGAACCCTAAATATGAATGttcagggattcttaaccaggggtatccataccccttgggAGTATGGAAACCAAATGATGGGGATATGGAACTTGATCTCgcaagaatttttaaaattattacattagaccagtgtttctcaaactgtgggtcaggacccactaggtgggtcgtgaaccaattccaggtgggtccccattcatttcaatgttttatttttaatatattaaacttgatgctaccatagtatgtgactgcatttggggaaatgttacagacctgtacttttaacaagctactatgtgtgtgttctgttaacaatgatagtcaatgggacttaatcctgggtaagtgtgagtaggattgcagcctaggattgtagaaaatgttcctgcttgttgacatcacttccggtgggtcctgacagattctcattttaaaaagtgggtcccagtgctaaatgtgcgagaaccaccaCATTAGATTATTAGCTATCACCACTATCAATACGGATTGAAACATTCTTAGCTATCCATATAGCTTCAATGGGAcggactcccaggtaagtgtatacaaGACTGCAGCCCAAGTCAAATAAGCTACGAATTAATTTTGCATATTGGTACATACAAGAATCCAAAAGCAAAACATATACTTTGCTTTTAGAGTATGGATGTGTATGTCACAGCAAGGATTTATATGAGGCACTCCTACCTGCGTGACAAAGGGGAATGTCTCATCCTAGAAGAAGCACTCCCTTCTATATAATACAGGTAGAAGAAATCTTCCAAGATAATGCTATCCATAGTTACTACAAGTTGTTGTGTtaggaggatttttttaaaaatctgcgcCCCAAATAATTGGGGAATAACACTCACTTTCTTTTAGCCAATTAAGGGTTTTCCAATGATTCAATACTGCTGCCCtaacatacacatatacatatgcCTGCATAAGCATGTGAAGTGGCATACAGGTTAGCCCAAGCCATGGGGGCACATACTCTTCTTACCTTTCCCACTTTTCCCATAAAAGGTCCCCTCTGCGTCTTGACCCTTCTTCCACATCTCTGCCAGTTTCTTTCTGTAGTAGAGAAACTCTGGGCTGCTCTTATCATGCAGAAACCTGAGGTAGGAAAAAACAATGTGAGGGAAGTGGGGGCACTGGAGAGCCTTCATGTGGCTGGGTGGGGCACAGCAGGAGTAAAAGATGATGACACCATCAAGGAACATGCATACTAGCACTAAGGACCAAGGTATAAGGTACCAAGAGTTTGAACAAGGGGACCTGAAAGCAAGGCCCAGGTGTCTTGTTTTGTGGGCCACCAGGGTAGCTCTCAGGCACACTGATCTGATCATTGTTGCTCTGTAGCACCACACAGAAAGCAGTCACAGAACTCACCAGTCTGGCTGAACCAGGTGATTTTGAGGGCCAAAAGGGGCTTAGCTGGCCTGATACAACGACCTGTGCCTCACCTGGACTACTTGCATTGGATTATGTCACCTAATTTGGGGTCTTCAGAATGATGGTTGTGGCCTTGAGGATTCTTTGAACTACAGACCCCAACTACCTCCAGCCTCCTTCACTGCCATCTCTGAAACCCACAGACCATGCTACTCACCTCTGGTCCCTCTAACCGACAACCAGAAAAGGTGCAGAATGGTGCAAACAAAATGATCAAGGAACTAAAGCACCATCCTGATAACAGAAAGGCTAAAGCACTTAGGGTTTTTtagtttaagaaaaaaagagatgcCCAAGGGGGAAGATTACAGCATTATAAAATTATGTAGTGCGGAGAAAGTGGGTTGAGAGTAGCTTTCCTCCCCTGCTAATACTGAAACTTGGACTCATTCAGTGACGGGCACTAGATTCAAGACAAGGCAAAAAAAGAGCATTCCCACACAATGCAGAATTCACTGGATTTGCTGCAAGAAGATATGGCAACAGACACTAGCCTAGACAGCTTTAGAGGAAAGTAGACAATGTCATGGAGAATAAGTCAATGgaactccatgttcagaggcagtgtgccacTGGATAAAGGTAGCTGGGGGATAAACAAGAGGAAAGAGCTGTTGCCTTCTTGCACTTTTTGTGAGCTTACTGGAAGCATGTGTTTGGTTATTATAAGAAACAGAATGGTGGACTAGGTGAACCTTTGTGTGTCCCAGAAAGGGTTTTCTGACATTCTTAACCAGTACTCCTATGGATCCAAAGGTCAACTGCTTACAAGTCTGATTTTGTGTGATAGCAACACAAAATTTCCCATTCTAAACATGCATTTATCCTGTCTGACAGTGTTCTtgagaaaacaaaaccaaaatataAGGTACATACGCAAATGTGGGGTTATCTTTGCAATCCTCCAGCGCAACTTTCTCCAGATCTGGTC
The DNA window shown above is from Tiliqua scincoides isolate rTilSci1 chromosome 8, rTilSci1.hap2, whole genome shotgun sequence and carries:
- the SUGP1 gene encoding SURP and G-patch domain-containing protein 1 isoform X2 — translated: MDKDVPGKTSRWFGAMMPKSVKTNVNILHQEKLIAQKKREIEAKMERQAKRNHLVSQQASQASDDDSGDGDSPVSNKFANDGSFLQQFLKLQKEKTGSDASSSSSNTTALNASASATAKKPLSGKRPNFSVSSMLNQVKNYTHSKQTPVTNRLSVFQSPDEEEEDDYEQWLEIKILPPEDIKTRRVVEKLARVVAEGGPDLEKVALEDCKDNPTFAFLHDKSSPEFLYYRKKLAEMWKKGQDAEGTFYGKSGKEDEETKDCAEKLAKSVADGGPVVEMVALKNHRDNENFRFLYEPNSAGYKYYRRKLEEFRKANDYAEGLPPVLDTNLKRKAEGAAPSCLVVTPPPPAPLAKQVAVAASKKKRKSRWGPEEEKVDLPPPELAQQTEDQSPTPLSEKDLKGLGYEKGKPVGLVGVTELSDAQKKQLKEQQEMQQMYDMIMKHKQAMQEMQIMWEKTVKEHQHGYDSDEEVDNELGTWEHQLRRMEMDKTREWAEQLTQMGRGKHFIGDFLPPDELEKFMETFKALKEGREPDYSEYKEFKLTVENIGYQMLMKMGWKEGEGLGSDGQGIKAPVNKGVTAVDGAGFGIDRPADLTREDDEYEAFRKRMMLAYRFRPNPLNNPRRPYY
- the SUGP1 gene encoding SURP and G-patch domain-containing protein 1 isoform X1 translates to MDKDVPGKTSRWFGAMMPKSVKTNVNILHQEKLIAQKKREIEAKMERQAKRNHLVSQQASQASDDDSGDGDSPVSNKFANDGSFLQQFLKLQKEKTGSDASSSSSNTTALNASASATAKKPLSGKRPNFSVSSMLNQVKNYTHSKQTPVTNRLSVFQSPDEEEEDDYEQWLEIKILPPEDIKTRRVVEKLARVVAEGGPDLEKVALEDCKDNPTFAFLHDKSSPEFLYYRKKLAEMWKKGQDAEGTFYGKSGKVSPPEDEETKDCAEKLAKSVADGGPVVEMVALKNHRDNENFRFLYEPNSAGYKYYRRKLEEFRKANDYAEGLPPVLDTNLKRKAEGAAPSCLVVTPPPPAPLAKQVAVAASKKKRKSRWGPEEEKVDLPPPELAQQTEDQSPTPLSEKDLKGLGYEKGKPVGLVGVTELSDAQKKQLKEQQEMQQMYDMIMKHKQAMQEMQIMWEKTVKEHQHGYDSDEEVDNELGTWEHQLRRMEMDKTREWAEQLTQMGRGKHFIGDFLPPDELEKFMETFKALKEGREPDYSEYKEFKLTVENIGYQMLMKMGWKEGEGLGSDGQGIKAPVNKGVTAVDGAGFGIDRPADLTREDDEYEAFRKRMMLAYRFRPNPLNNPRRPYY